The following are encoded in a window of Hymenobacter sp. GOD-10R genomic DNA:
- a CDS encoding efflux RND transporter periplasmic adaptor subunit: MNQYSFPDMNFPAFSLRWLAGLSLTAAAATLGGCNATDATQEGQSAATEKTTSPVSADVRYDAVRVTATQPAQSLSLPGELDSYFQTDIFPRVSSYVKVLRADIGDHVRQGQVLAELDAPELTAALSEARSKQSVAQASFQASRGTFRRLRQTARTAGAVSPLALDQARTQATSDSLNVVAARSHYQAAAQMAAYLRITAPMAGVITERTASPGALVGPGGQSTIPLFRLKQLSRLRLRVAVPEAYVGDIHAGSPVQFNVRTFPGQNFTGKIDRVAGNVTPGTRAETVEIDIANPGEKLKPGMFASANIPIKSPKSSLYVPKSAVVSTAERTYVIRVAGGKTELVDVQKGDENAGQVQVFGSLKAGDVVLKAGNEEIGKNEPVQVAMANH, encoded by the coding sequence TTGAACCAGTATTCTTTCCCTGATATGAACTTCCCCGCTTTTTCCCTGCGCTGGCTGGCCGGCCTGAGCCTCACGGCCGCCGCCGCTACCCTCGGGGGCTGCAACGCGACCGATGCCACCCAGGAGGGCCAGTCGGCGGCTACTGAAAAAACGACCTCGCCGGTGTCGGCCGATGTGCGCTACGACGCCGTGCGCGTCACGGCCACCCAGCCCGCCCAGAGCCTGAGCTTACCCGGCGAGCTGGACAGCTACTTCCAGACCGACATCTTCCCCCGCGTAAGCAGCTACGTAAAAGTGCTGCGCGCTGACATTGGCGACCACGTGCGCCAGGGCCAGGTACTGGCCGAGCTGGACGCGCCCGAGCTGACCGCCGCCCTGAGTGAGGCGCGCTCTAAGCAAAGCGTAGCCCAGGCCAGCTTCCAGGCCAGCCGCGGCACCTTCCGCCGCCTGCGCCAAACGGCCCGTACCGCCGGGGCCGTGTCGCCACTAGCCCTCGACCAGGCCCGGACCCAGGCCACCAGCGACAGCCTGAATGTGGTAGCTGCCCGCTCGCACTACCAGGCCGCCGCCCAGATGGCCGCCTATCTGCGCATTACGGCCCCCATGGCCGGCGTGATTACCGAGCGCACGGCCTCGCCGGGGGCCCTGGTGGGGCCCGGTGGGCAGAGCACTATCCCTCTGTTTCGGCTCAAGCAGCTCAGCCGCCTGCGTTTGCGCGTGGCCGTGCCCGAAGCCTACGTGGGGGATATTCACGCCGGCTCGCCGGTGCAGTTCAACGTGCGCACGTTTCCGGGCCAGAATTTTACCGGCAAGATTGACCGGGTGGCCGGCAACGTGACGCCCGGCACCCGTGCTGAAACGGTCGAAATCGATATTGCCAACCCCGGCGAAAAGCTGAAGCCGGGGATGTTCGCCTCGGCCAACATCCCCATCAAGTCGCCGAAGAGCAGCCTGTACGTGCCCAAGTCGGCCGTGGTAAGCACGGCGGAGCGTACCTACGTCATCCGGGTAGCGGGTGGTAAAACTGAGTTGGTTGACGTGCAGAAGGGCGACGAAAACGCCGGCCAGGTGCAGGTATTTGGCTCCCTGAAAGCCGGGGATGTAGTGCTGAAAGCCGGCAATGAGGAAATCGGTAAGAACGAGCCTGTGCAGGTAGCCATGGCCAACCATTAA
- a CDS encoding efflux RND transporter permease subunit, with amino-acid sequence MIKTALARPIAVIVALLGVIVFAAMSLGRIPIDIFPRLNLPTIYIAQPYGGMTAAQMEGFIATRYQNQMLYVSGIKDVEVKNVQGLCLVKCTFYEDMNMAQAAGEVANQVSRVMTYMPPGTQPPTVVRFDASSLPVGELVFSSTSASLGQMQDLASTRIRPLFSQIPGASAPPPFGGNERTVVVRVDPEKMKSYQLTPDEIVSAIVKNNQVSPAGSVGMGDYMVMTPSNTVLDKIPDFLNIPLRQGVGPTVFIHDVATVEDATDIPVGYALVNGKRSVYIPVTKSADASTMSVVNALKAKLPEMRALLPDNIQLSYEFDQSVYVSQAVHSLAFEGGLGALLTGLVVFLFLGDLRSSIIVILTIPVSILTAILLLQLTGQTINIMTLSGLSLAIGILVDQATVVIENIHQHQEMGKTKSRAILDASQEVSFPLLLITLSILAVFAPAFLMNGVPRGMFIPLSLSVGFAIIASYTLSQTFVPVVANWWLKGHEHTSQHELSLLPDLKQPREVSQEGYEVHHQKEVKGFERVKLAYLGILDRLLRHRALVGTVYGVVCAAVIGVCFYFIGQDMMPKITHSKQFQVRLIAPEGMRIERTEERTKEVISLIQQIVGPKNVAITSAFVGMTPSSYGTSALYVFNAGPHEADLQVNLAEDYKVQNLDDLKDKIRQAVHQHLPDVQLSYEPIELTDKIMSQGAQTPIEILVGGKSLQDGKGYADKLVARLKQIPYLRDVRVNQPLSYPTVQIDVDRARAAQFGLTPDQIAKSLVAATSSSRFTAKNLWLDQSKGFAYQVQVQLASQDMKTQADMQNLPLVPGQLRPTLGDVATLHTANVPGEFDRIGPRRIVTVSANIDHKDLGTATRDVQKAIKAVGEPPKGSVVQLRGLAQLLTETLSSLQTGLGLAIVVIFLLLAANYQSLKVAGVVLVTVPAVLAGSLLLLLVTGQTLNLQSYMGIIMSVGVSVANAVLIVTNAESLRLRYRDALAAARLAGAARLRPVLMTSIAMVAGMLPMASGLGESGEQSAPLGRAVIGGLLASTVAALFILPVVFAAVQRKTTFVSVSLDPDDPESANFDGNEAPATEHSLREQPVLA; translated from the coding sequence ATGATAAAAACCGCATTAGCCCGCCCGATTGCCGTTATCGTGGCCCTGCTGGGGGTCATCGTCTTCGCAGCGATGTCGCTGGGGCGCATCCCGATTGACATTTTTCCGCGGCTCAACCTGCCCACCATCTACATTGCCCAGCCCTACGGCGGGATGACGGCGGCCCAGATGGAAGGATTCATCGCCACCCGCTACCAGAACCAGATGCTCTACGTGTCGGGCATCAAGGACGTGGAAGTGAAGAACGTGCAGGGCCTGTGCCTGGTCAAGTGTACCTTCTATGAGGACATGAACATGGCCCAGGCCGCCGGCGAAGTTGCCAACCAAGTGAGCCGCGTGATGACCTACATGCCGCCCGGCACCCAGCCGCCTACGGTGGTGCGCTTCGACGCTTCGTCTTTGCCGGTGGGCGAGCTGGTGTTCAGCAGCACCTCGGCCTCGCTGGGGCAGATGCAGGATTTGGCCTCAACCCGCATCCGGCCCTTGTTCTCGCAGATTCCGGGCGCCTCGGCCCCGCCGCCCTTCGGCGGCAACGAGCGCACGGTGGTGGTGCGCGTCGACCCCGAGAAGATGAAGAGCTACCAGCTCACGCCCGACGAAATCGTGTCGGCCATCGTCAAGAACAATCAGGTGTCACCGGCCGGCTCGGTGGGCATGGGCGACTACATGGTGATGACCCCCAGCAACACGGTGTTGGACAAAATCCCGGACTTTCTCAACATCCCGCTGCGGCAGGGGGTAGGGCCCACGGTGTTCATTCACGACGTGGCCACGGTGGAGGACGCCACCGACATTCCGGTGGGCTACGCCCTCGTGAACGGCAAGCGCTCGGTCTACATCCCGGTCACGAAGTCGGCCGATGCCTCCACCATGAGCGTGGTGAACGCGCTCAAGGCCAAGCTGCCCGAAATGCGGGCGCTGCTGCCCGATAATATCCAGCTCAGCTACGAGTTTGACCAGTCGGTGTACGTGAGCCAGGCCGTGCACAGCCTGGCCTTTGAAGGGGGGCTAGGGGCCCTGCTTACGGGCCTGGTGGTGTTCCTGTTTTTGGGCGATTTGCGCTCGTCGATTATCGTGATTCTCACCATTCCGGTGTCGATTCTGACGGCCATTCTGCTGTTGCAGCTCACCGGGCAGACCATCAACATCATGACCCTTTCGGGCTTGTCGTTGGCCATCGGTATCTTGGTAGACCAGGCCACGGTGGTGATTGAGAACATTCACCAGCACCAGGAAATGGGTAAAACCAAGTCCAGGGCCATTCTGGACGCCAGCCAGGAAGTGTCGTTTCCACTGCTGCTCATCACGCTCAGCATCCTGGCCGTGTTCGCGCCGGCTTTCCTGATGAATGGCGTGCCGCGCGGCATGTTTATCCCGCTCTCGCTCTCGGTGGGTTTTGCCATCATTGCTTCCTATACCCTGTCGCAAACTTTCGTGCCGGTAGTGGCCAACTGGTGGCTCAAGGGTCACGAGCACACCTCCCAGCACGAGTTGAGTCTGCTGCCCGACCTGAAGCAGCCCCGCGAGGTAAGCCAGGAAGGCTACGAGGTGCACCACCAAAAAGAAGTAAAAGGCTTCGAGCGCGTCAAGCTGGCCTATTTGGGCATTCTGGACCGGCTGCTGCGCCATCGGGCGCTGGTGGGCACGGTATACGGCGTGGTCTGCGCGGCCGTCATTGGGGTGTGCTTCTACTTTATCGGGCAGGACATGATGCCCAAAATCACCCACTCCAAGCAGTTTCAGGTGCGCCTGATTGCGCCCGAGGGCATGCGCATCGAGCGTACGGAGGAGCGCACCAAGGAGGTTATCAGCCTCATTCAGCAGATTGTGGGGCCGAAGAACGTGGCCATTACCTCGGCCTTCGTGGGCATGACGCCGAGTTCCTACGGCACCTCGGCGCTCTACGTCTTCAATGCCGGCCCCCACGAAGCCGATTTGCAGGTGAACCTAGCCGAGGACTATAAAGTGCAGAACCTCGACGACCTTAAGGACAAGATTCGCCAGGCCGTGCACCAGCACCTGCCCGACGTGCAGCTCAGCTACGAGCCCATCGAGCTGACCGATAAAATCATGAGCCAGGGTGCCCAAACGCCGATTGAAATCCTGGTAGGAGGGAAGAGCCTGCAGGACGGCAAAGGCTACGCCGATAAGCTGGTGGCCCGGCTCAAGCAGATTCCCTACCTGCGCGACGTGCGGGTAAACCAGCCCCTTAGCTACCCCACGGTGCAGATTGACGTGGACCGGGCGCGGGCCGCGCAGTTCGGCCTTACCCCCGACCAGATTGCCAAGTCGCTGGTGGCGGCCACTTCTTCCAGCCGCTTCACGGCCAAGAACCTGTGGCTTGACCAGAGCAAAGGCTTTGCCTACCAGGTGCAGGTCCAGCTGGCCTCACAGGACATGAAAACCCAGGCCGACATGCAAAACCTGCCGTTGGTGCCGGGCCAGCTGCGCCCCACGCTGGGCGACGTGGCCACCCTGCACACCGCCAACGTGCCCGGCGAGTTCGACCGCATCGGCCCGCGCCGCATCGTGACCGTTTCGGCCAACATCGACCATAAAGACCTGGGCACCGCCACCCGCGACGTGCAAAAAGCCATCAAGGCCGTAGGTGAGCCGCCCAAGGGCTCGGTGGTGCAGCTACGCGGCCTGGCCCAGCTGCTGACCGAAACGCTAAGCAGCCTGCAAACCGGCCTGGGGCTAGCCATCGTGGTGATTTTCCTGCTGCTGGCCGCCAACTACCAGTCACTCAAAGTGGCGGGGGTAGTACTCGTGACGGTACCAGCGGTGCTGGCGGGCTCGCTCTTGCTGCTGCTCGTCACGGGCCAGACCCTGAACCTGCAATCGTACATGGGCATCATCATGTCGGTGGGGGTGTCGGTGGCTAATGCCGTGCTCATCGTCACCAACGCCGAGAGCCTGCGTCTGCGCTACCGCGACGCCCTGGCCGCCGCCCGCCTGGCCGGCGCCGCCCGCTTGCGCCCGGTGCTCATGACTTCAATTGCGATGGTGGCCGGCATGTTGCCCATGGCCTCCGGCCTGGGCGAGAGCGGCGAGCAGTCGGCCCCGTTGGGGCGCGCCGTGATTGGCGGCCTGCTGGCCTCCACGGTGGCTGCCCTCTTTATTCTGCCGGTCGTGTTCGCCGCCGTGCAGCGCAAAACCACCTTCGTGTCGGTGTCGCTCGACCCCGACGACCCGGAGAGCGCCAACTTCGACGGCAACGAGGCGCCCGCCACCGAGCACAGCCTGCGCGAGCAGCCGGTGCTTGCCTAA